The Pseudomonas triclosanedens genome has a window encoding:
- a CDS encoding acyl-CoA dehydrogenase family protein: MDFQLTQEQEMLVEAVRAFVEKELLPHEEEVDRADAVSPELAAQIRGKALAAGFYAFNMPEEVGGGGLDYLSQALVERELSKVSWALHVFVARPSKILMACKGEQIQDYLLPVVQGEKIDCFALTEPGAGSDANSIKTRAVRDGDDFVINGSKHFISHAGHADFAIVFAVTDTFERNGKKRNAVTAFLVDKGTAGMTVRRGPKCVSNKGYHTYEIFFDDCRVPASKVLGEVDKGWEVANAWLTAGRVMVAANCVGQAQRALDLALQWSADRKQFGAAIGSYQGISFKLADMATQIRAAELMTLHTAWKMDRGSMTDGEAGMAKLFASEVLGKVADETVQIFGGMGLMDEGPVERIWRNARIERIWEGTSEIQRHIISRELLRPLLR; encoded by the coding sequence TGACCCAGGAACAGGAAATGCTGGTGGAGGCCGTTCGCGCCTTCGTCGAGAAAGAACTGCTGCCTCATGAGGAAGAAGTGGACCGCGCCGACGCGGTGTCCCCGGAACTGGCCGCGCAGATTCGCGGCAAGGCGCTGGCGGCGGGCTTCTATGCTTTCAACATGCCCGAGGAAGTGGGCGGCGGCGGCCTGGACTACCTGTCCCAGGCGCTGGTCGAGCGCGAACTGTCCAAGGTCTCCTGGGCGCTGCACGTGTTCGTCGCGCGTCCCTCGAAGATCCTCATGGCCTGCAAGGGCGAGCAGATCCAGGACTACCTGCTGCCGGTGGTGCAGGGCGAGAAGATCGACTGCTTCGCCCTCACCGAGCCGGGCGCCGGCTCCGACGCCAACTCGATCAAGACCCGCGCCGTGCGTGACGGCGACGACTTCGTGATCAACGGCTCCAAGCACTTCATCAGCCATGCCGGCCACGCCGACTTCGCCATCGTCTTCGCTGTGACCGACACCTTCGAGCGCAACGGCAAGAAGCGCAACGCCGTGACCGCCTTCCTGGTGGACAAGGGCACCGCCGGCATGACCGTGCGCCGCGGCCCGAAATGCGTGAGCAACAAGGGCTACCACACCTACGAAATCTTCTTCGACGACTGCCGCGTGCCGGCCTCCAAGGTGCTGGGCGAAGTCGACAAGGGCTGGGAAGTGGCCAACGCCTGGCTCACCGCAGGCCGCGTGATGGTCGCCGCCAACTGTGTCGGCCAGGCCCAGCGCGCGCTGGACCTGGCGCTGCAATGGTCGGCCGACCGCAAGCAGTTCGGTGCGGCCATCGGCAGCTACCAGGGCATCTCCTTCAAGCTCGCCGACATGGCCACGCAGATCCGCGCCGCCGAGCTGATGACCCTGCACACCGCCTGGAAGATGGACCGCGGCAGCATGACCGACGGCGAGGCCGGCATGGCCAAGCTGTTCGCCAGCGAAGTGCTGGGCAAGGTCGCCGACGAGACCGTGCAGATCTTCGGTGGCATGGGCCTGATGGACGAAGGCCCGGTGGAGCGCATCTGGCGCAACGCGCGCATCGAGCGCATCTGGGAAGGCACCTCGGAAATCCAGCGCCACATCATTTCCCGCGAACTGCTGCGCCCGCTGCTGCGCTGA